In Desulfomonile tiedjei DSM 6799, a genomic segment contains:
- a CDS encoding DUF721 domain-containing protein: MKRNRLKEPVKAGSVLGKLLSEFGLQNALSKHALVKLWPKIVDAPIARHAKAERVAGSTLHVIVDSSVWMNELSAVKTVLIEKLNEHVKGREAAITDIRFHQRSWAKQEPQTSSNAQPQELTPEDVRMVRTLLEPVRDAGVKEVIRRILEKDALLKRTTRSEEK; encoded by the coding sequence ATGAAGCGAAATCGACTCAAAGAGCCTGTCAAGGCAGGTTCGGTTCTTGGTAAGCTGCTCTCGGAGTTTGGTCTGCAAAACGCGCTGTCCAAACATGCTCTCGTCAAGCTCTGGCCCAAGATCGTCGACGCTCCGATTGCCCGGCATGCGAAGGCTGAGCGGGTAGCCGGCTCTACACTTCATGTCATCGTTGATTCTTCAGTGTGGATGAATGAACTCTCAGCGGTGAAAACGGTTCTCATCGAAAAGCTGAATGAACATGTGAAGGGTAGGGAAGCAGCAATAACTGACATCCGTTTTCATCAGAGATCCTGGGCCAAACAGGAACCTCAAACGTCTTCCAATGCTCAACCGCAAGAGCTGACACCCGAGGATGTTCGCATGGTGAGAACTCTTCTGGAACCGGTAAGAGATGCCGGTGTGAAAGAAGTAATCAGGCGAATACTCGAAAAAGACGCCCTCCTGAAACGAACTACCCGGTCTGAAGAAAAGTAG
- a CDS encoding IS4 family transposase — MTFILSIAASGKGKGVDMKSGEFFRHARILGLWPDAEAIHRSALTKARKKVDWRIFRQILDDAVGLAYECWPKSPKDEWHGMSTHAIDGSDYTLPAADELRAEFDPESGLGQAGKGHYPQCLVCTLYDVFRRLPIARTVVPVNSSERDQAKHLLPLVPEGSVLLLDRGYPGYEFLSYLLDKFKGYFVIRCPATSTFATVKEFIRSGKSEAEIVIPPTSNYLSQVTAEQRKAAKPIRVRVIRLSNPDGTLSVLLTNLYDKVEFPRQEITDLYFRRWEIESYFRDEKIGLEIEKFHGKTCNSVLQELFAAAIMAVISRTLMAISTQLLGGELGEPQFKNAVMTLASEAAVLAADDPERAIEIFQDILKEIYRVKYYRPNSQRPPQPRVNKQSKNKWLYRRYKNVPAA; from the coding sequence ATCACCTTCATCTTGTCCATTGCCGCCAGTGGAAAGGGTAAAGGAGTGGACATGAAATCCGGTGAATTCTTTCGACATGCCAGAATTCTTGGCCTTTGGCCTGACGCCGAGGCGATCCATCGAAGCGCGCTCACCAAGGCGCGCAAAAAGGTGGATTGGAGGATCTTTCGGCAAATACTCGATGATGCGGTTGGTCTGGCTTATGAGTGTTGGCCTAAGAGCCCGAAGGACGAGTGGCATGGTATGTCCACTCATGCGATAGATGGCTCCGACTATACGCTTCCAGCCGCCGATGAGCTCAGGGCCGAGTTTGATCCTGAGAGCGGACTTGGGCAAGCGGGCAAAGGACATTATCCTCAGTGTCTTGTATGCACGCTCTATGACGTCTTCAGACGTCTGCCCATCGCAAGAACTGTGGTCCCGGTGAATTCTTCGGAGCGGGACCAAGCCAAACATCTCCTGCCCCTCGTGCCTGAGGGAAGTGTCTTGCTCCTGGATCGAGGTTACCCAGGATATGAATTTCTCAGCTACCTTTTGGACAAGTTCAAAGGCTATTTCGTGATACGTTGCCCCGCAACGTCCACCTTCGCCACAGTAAAGGAATTCATTCGGAGCGGGAAGAGCGAAGCCGAAATCGTGATTCCTCCGACATCGAACTATCTCAGCCAGGTGACGGCTGAACAACGAAAGGCCGCCAAGCCCATCAGAGTGAGAGTCATCAGACTGTCCAATCCTGACGGAACCCTCTCGGTTCTCCTGACGAATCTTTACGACAAGGTGGAGTTTCCGAGACAGGAGATCACTGACCTCTATTTCAGGCGATGGGAAATCGAGAGCTATTTCCGGGATGAAAAGATTGGGCTCGAAATCGAAAAATTTCATGGCAAAACCTGCAACAGCGTCCTGCAAGAACTCTTTGCAGCTGCGATCATGGCTGTGATCTCAAGAACTCTCATGGCCATTTCCACCCAGTTACTCGGTGGAGAGCTCGGAGAACCTCAGTTCAAGAATGCGGTCATGACGCTCGCGTCTGAAGCCGCCGTGCTCGCCGCAGACGATCCTGAAAGAGCCATCGAAATCTTTCAGGATATTCTCAAAGAAATCTATCGTGTCAAATACTATCGACCAAACAGTCAGCGACCACCCCAACCAAGGGTGAACAAGCAAAGCAAAAACAAATGGCTTTACCGCAGGTACAAAAATGTCCCCGCAGCTTAA
- a CDS encoding two-component system sensor histidine kinase NtrB: MIPDTTAAGIGGGPFRLVKYFIFSGFVVIAIVTALMGAFLYSKSVETLLRSADSYARLVSENLNYNIYVGFYAPLKSRGIPVDLRKWDQFGALDSLIKDFTYGLKIQRIKIIDRQRKIIYSSEYDLIGKEEPRNNALESALGGKDVTHIRQDSNPEARWYGQRMTETYYPLREVTGNYWMLGNIYGVIQITQDVTDQYTSVQRSIVAIIVVAVGLMAFLFIALILIVRRGERILLLRAREQKHLEEQLQQSEKLASIGQMVATIAHEIRNPLGIVKSSAEMLVKKTNPDPARVRKLSGVIVEEATRLSNILTDFLDFARPRSPELKPIDVRDAISRVRDNLIQETDARRITWKDNDLNGLVPIVMGDRDLLYQAFLNMAINAFEAMQSDGVFAVTVTPENGTIRIDFSDTGQGIKPEDIPRIFTPFFTTHEMGTGLGLSVVHNIIAAHNGEITVSSREGEGTVFSVFLPAGGAD, encoded by the coding sequence ATGATCCCGGACACCACTGCCGCCGGAATTGGCGGCGGCCCGTTTAGATTAGTCAAATATTTCATTTTTTCCGGTTTTGTGGTGATTGCCATCGTAACCGCTCTTATGGGCGCGTTTCTCTATTCAAAGAGCGTTGAAACACTACTCCGAAGCGCAGATAGCTACGCGAGGCTTGTTTCAGAAAATCTGAATTACAACATTTATGTCGGTTTTTACGCACCGCTGAAGAGCCGCGGCATACCCGTGGATCTTCGTAAATGGGACCAATTTGGAGCACTCGATTCGCTCATTAAGGATTTCACGTACGGTTTGAAGATTCAGCGCATCAAGATAATCGATCGCCAACGGAAGATTATCTATAGCAGCGAGTACGACCTGATCGGAAAGGAAGAACCGAGAAATAATGCGCTTGAGAGTGCTTTGGGCGGCAAAGATGTGACCCATATCCGGCAGGATTCGAATCCTGAGGCCCGCTGGTACGGCCAGCGGATGACGGAAACATATTATCCGCTGCGAGAGGTTACCGGCAACTATTGGATGCTTGGAAACATTTACGGAGTCATCCAGATAACTCAGGATGTCACCGATCAGTATACAAGTGTCCAGCGTTCGATTGTCGCAATCATTGTTGTTGCTGTCGGACTCATGGCGTTTCTTTTCATAGCTCTCATCTTGATAGTCAGGCGCGGCGAACGTATCCTCCTCCTTCGAGCCCGTGAACAGAAGCATCTGGAAGAACAACTTCAGCAGTCCGAGAAACTCGCTTCCATAGGCCAAATGGTTGCAACCATTGCTCATGAGATTCGCAATCCGTTGGGTATTGTGAAATCTTCGGCGGAAATGCTGGTTAAGAAAACCAATCCCGATCCAGCGAGAGTACGAAAACTCTCTGGTGTTATCGTGGAAGAAGCCACCCGGCTCAGCAATATCTTGACTGATTTCCTGGATTTCGCGAGACCTCGATCGCCTGAGCTGAAACCGATCGACGTTCGTGACGCGATTTCGCGGGTGAGAGACAATCTCATCCAGGAGACCGACGCACGGCGGATCACCTGGAAAGATAACGATCTTAATGGGTTGGTTCCCATAGTGATGGGAGACAGGGATCTTTTGTATCAGGCCTTTCTCAATATGGCGATCAATGCGTTCGAGGCAATGCAGAGTGACGGTGTTTTCGCTGTAACCGTTACGCCGGAAAACGGAACGATCAGGATCGATTTCTCCGACACCGGCCAGGGAATAAAACCGGAAGATATTCCCAGAATATTCACTCCATTTTTCACAACTCATGAAATGGGGACCGGACTGGGGCTTTCGGTCGTTCACAACATAATTGCGGCGCACAATGGTGAAATTACGGTATCCAGCCGGGAAGGAGAAGGAACTGTTTTTTCGGTCTTTCTTCCTGCTGGCGGCGCTGATTGA
- a CDS encoding IS701 family transposase, giving the protein MKRSIPDPFGIDEIHFRACFSAPSFRIFVALVVGWVLTMGKHTISQVILTMRLHESKHFASIYRFLGKGRWETDFVSYFVFRMLVETLIAEGIEILVVIDDTLNKHTGKKICGAGWQHDGSLPKHTKQKGYGVCFVIIGLAIRLPGISDRMFCLPYAARLWWPPKAKFNPKSLPYKTKPELGLDLINLTHSWLQEGERLRIVFDLGYCCDTILKARPKNVHITGRLRKDAALFAVLEPAPFTVMGRPRKRGARLPSLETMFQDPNLGWNEIRVFCYGKQTKLLIHQFTALWYHSAGQQPLSIVLCHDPAGHHANMVFFDTDPQAAPQQIIERYAARFSIEMTNRETKNLLGAAEPQCRKETSVTRAPMFAYWAYCFVVLWFVGQFVTAKNLVADPAPWYCRKKSFTFSDMLAAARRSHFSLRIYSKASRINKFEKLNGPRSTRGLDHARIAKL; this is encoded by the coding sequence TTGAAGAGATCTATACCAGATCCGTTCGGGATTGACGAGATTCATTTCAGAGCGTGTTTCAGCGCACCGAGTTTCCGTATCTTCGTTGCGCTGGTGGTCGGTTGGGTGCTCACTATGGGCAAGCACACTATCAGCCAGGTGATTCTGACCATGAGACTCCATGAATCCAAGCACTTCGCCAGCATCTACCGATTCCTCGGCAAGGGACGATGGGAGACTGACTTTGTCTCCTATTTCGTCTTCAGAATGTTGGTAGAAACGCTGATTGCAGAAGGGATCGAGATCCTTGTGGTGATTGACGACACCTTGAACAAGCACACTGGCAAGAAGATCTGTGGCGCGGGCTGGCAGCATGATGGTTCACTCCCAAAGCATACTAAGCAAAAGGGGTATGGAGTGTGCTTTGTCATCATAGGACTGGCGATTCGCCTTCCCGGCATCAGCGATCGCATGTTTTGTCTGCCATACGCTGCCCGCCTTTGGTGGCCGCCAAAGGCCAAGTTTAATCCCAAGAGCCTGCCCTACAAGACAAAACCCGAACTTGGATTGGATCTTATAAATCTGACTCATTCATGGCTCCAAGAGGGAGAAAGACTGAGAATTGTGTTCGACCTGGGATACTGCTGCGATACCATCCTCAAAGCACGACCCAAGAATGTGCACATTACAGGGAGGCTGAGAAAGGATGCAGCTTTGTTCGCTGTGCTGGAACCTGCTCCATTTACAGTGATGGGCAGACCTCGCAAGAGAGGCGCTCGACTGCCCTCCCTGGAAACGATGTTCCAGGACCCCAATCTGGGGTGGAATGAGATTAGGGTCTTCTGCTATGGAAAACAAACTAAGCTCCTGATACATCAGTTCACGGCGCTATGGTATCATAGCGCAGGGCAACAGCCTCTTTCGATCGTGTTGTGCCATGACCCGGCCGGCCACCATGCCAATATGGTGTTTTTCGATACGGACCCTCAGGCTGCACCACAGCAGATTATCGAGCGCTACGCTGCACGCTTTAGCATTGAGATGACCAATCGAGAGACCAAGAACCTCCTGGGTGCGGCTGAACCTCAGTGTCGGAAAGAGACCTCGGTAACCCGTGCCCCTATGTTTGCTTACTGGGCCTACTGCTTTGTAGTGCTTTGGTTCGTTGGGCAATTCGTCACTGCAAAGAACCTCGTTGCCGACCCGGCTCCCTGGTACTGCCGGAAAAAGTCGTTCACCTTTTCAGACATGCTGGCAGCAGCTCGAAGGAGTCATTTCTCGCTGAGAATTTATTCGAAAGCCAGCCGAATCAATAAGTTCGAAAAACTCAACGGCCCGCGCTCCACGCGCGGACTCGACCATGCAAGAATCGCGAAACTATAG
- a CDS encoding lipocalin family protein, whose product MKPVHVGRALGMAVFLSSLLFASCLSMIPRQSTEAGGDKALVDTWELQYQVNDKGDQEKPREATKTMIEFTNGGQVVFNRMDKEDSNATKSRTGKYSLEKSEISITDDMGNTVKWPYQISGDQLVIFMPEVNKKFYWRRNR is encoded by the coding sequence TTGAAACCAGTTCATGTAGGACGTGCACTAGGGATGGCGGTTTTTCTGTCCTCTCTTTTGTTCGCGTCGTGCCTATCCATGATCCCGCGTCAATCGACAGAAGCCGGTGGCGACAAGGCTCTCGTAGATACCTGGGAACTCCAGTATCAGGTCAATGATAAAGGCGACCAGGAAAAACCGAGGGAAGCCACAAAGACTATGATCGAATTCACGAACGGCGGACAAGTTGTCTTTAACCGAATGGATAAGGAAGACTCCAACGCGACGAAGAGCCGCACCGGCAAATACAGTCTCGAAAAAAGTGAAATCAGCATCACGGACGATATGGGTAATACCGTAAAATGGCCTTATCAAATTTCCGGCGATCAACTCGTCATCTTCATGCCGGAAGTGAACAAGAAGTTTTATTGGCGTCGAAACCGATAA
- a CDS encoding DUF3108 domain-containing protein, whose amino-acid sequence MASKPISNAACGLFNVALKKGKNLKLYRAIQNAGRLFFAAAIFLACFSVLVPEGQTADRTEILRYVVTWNGSQAGHGDIATKRNGRIIDVTAQAVSDGVLKAITEMWSRIQATFSDKTFQPLTYNYAFRSNLGSPELVALTFDHKTKLVNVDKVKGKEKENHAEQCAGVYDPISAAFLLRNRKDFTKPMFVDIYDGKGKSRLFVTYLGNDRLNLQTGQHPAVCLNLRLVKLHGDKSEVGTGKLWISDDEARIPLVLTSSPIVGTIRFELVQAQL is encoded by the coding sequence TTGGCGTCGAAACCGATAAGCAATGCCGCCTGCGGATTGTTCAATGTTGCATTGAAGAAGGGAAAAAATCTGAAATTATATCGTGCTATTCAGAATGCGGGAAGGCTGTTCTTTGCCGCAGCCATATTTCTCGCCTGTTTCAGTGTGCTTGTTCCTGAAGGACAGACCGCAGACCGGACCGAGATTCTCCGTTACGTGGTTACCTGGAACGGTAGCCAGGCAGGCCACGGCGATATTGCTACGAAAAGAAATGGAAGGATTATAGACGTCACTGCGCAAGCGGTCTCCGATGGAGTGTTGAAGGCTATAACCGAAATGTGGAGTCGAATACAGGCCACGTTTTCAGACAAGACCTTCCAGCCGTTGACGTACAATTATGCGTTTAGATCGAATTTGGGGAGCCCTGAACTGGTCGCCCTGACATTCGATCATAAAACCAAACTCGTGAATGTCGATAAGGTGAAGGGGAAGGAGAAAGAGAATCACGCGGAACAGTGCGCGGGAGTTTACGATCCCATTTCTGCCGCGTTTCTGCTCAGAAACCGAAAAGACTTCACGAAACCCATGTTTGTGGACATATACGACGGAAAAGGAAAATCCAGACTGTTCGTCACGTACCTTGGAAATGACCGGTTGAACCTGCAGACGGGCCAGCATCCGGCAGTATGTCTGAATTTGAGATTGGTGAAGCTCCACGGTGACAAGAGTGAGGTTGGTACCGGAAAACTCTGGATTTCCGATGATGAAGCGCGGATTCCTCTGGTGCTTACTTCATCGCCCATTGTGGGGACCATCAGATTCGAATTGGTCCAAGCCCAACTTTAG
- the speD gene encoding adenosylmethionine decarboxylase yields MKALGIHLLIELWSCNRQKIDNLDYLEKIMVQGAEVAGATVLRTAFQDFNPQGVSGVVVIAESHLTIHTWPELGYAAVDIFTCGAKVDPWKAAGFLKQELEAEEAQVRDFQRGIPTARDEEHESYEIFDKAACGDPHR; encoded by the coding sequence ATGAAAGCTTTAGGTATTCATCTTCTGATCGAGCTCTGGTCCTGTAACAGGCAAAAGATCGACAACCTTGATTACCTTGAAAAGATAATGGTTCAAGGCGCGGAGGTCGCTGGTGCGACTGTCCTGAGAACAGCATTTCAAGACTTTAATCCTCAGGGCGTCTCCGGCGTCGTGGTTATAGCGGAATCTCATTTAACCATCCACACATGGCCTGAACTCGGCTATGCGGCAGTGGACATCTTCACGTGCGGGGCCAAAGTGGATCCGTGGAAAGCGGCTGGATTCCTGAAGCAGGAATTGGAAGCAGAAGAGGCGCAGGTGCGCGATTTCCAGAGAGGAATACCGACCGCCCGAGACGAAGAACATGAAAGCTACGAAATCTTCGATAAAGCTGCGTGCGGGGATCCTCACCGTTAG
- the nhaA gene encoding Na+/H+ antiporter NhaA, protein MIEPVFMKKKIFREGEQLGRLLLRPFELFAEKEASSGILILLASAAALIWVNSGFSESYENLWHIRTLIGAAGIVLDRPLHFWINDGLMALFFFLVGLEIKREVLVGELGSFRKAFLPVSAAVGGMLVPALIYFALNPAGPGLRGWGIPMATDIAFVIGAMTVLGSRIPRGLIVFITALAIADDLGAVLVIALFYTSYISVHYLSIAAVLLLVLVVMNVLGFRKTLPYALVGIPLWLFVHLSGIHSTVAGVLIAMTIPARSRYDTDDFLNRASAVLSQFQCAGSCGYSVYTNSEHQSAVRSLATLCRKVEPPLIRLEFHLHPWVVFLIVPIFALANAGVSLQLSTLLPALSDPVVLGTIAGLVLGKTLGISFASWLAIRTRIAELPEQLDLRHIYAGSILCGIGFTMSLFIANLAFAGTPELATAKIGIFAGSLISFLAGFTMLYVVSRKKEEPRRH, encoded by the coding sequence ATGATTGAACCTGTTTTCATGAAAAAGAAAATATTCAGAGAAGGCGAGCAGTTAGGGCGTTTGTTGCTGCGCCCTTTTGAGCTTTTTGCGGAAAAAGAGGCATCCAGCGGAATCCTTATTCTTTTGGCCTCCGCAGCAGCTTTGATCTGGGTGAATTCAGGTTTCTCGGAAAGCTACGAAAACCTCTGGCATATTCGGACCTTGATCGGCGCTGCCGGAATCGTCTTGGATAGACCCTTACATTTTTGGATAAATGACGGTCTTATGGCTCTGTTCTTCTTTCTCGTCGGCCTGGAGATCAAACGTGAAGTTCTGGTCGGTGAACTCGGCTCATTCCGGAAGGCTTTCTTGCCTGTCAGTGCAGCCGTGGGAGGCATGCTGGTTCCCGCACTCATCTATTTTGCCCTGAACCCTGCAGGACCCGGTTTGCGCGGCTGGGGAATTCCCATGGCCACGGATATAGCGTTCGTGATTGGAGCTATGACCGTTCTGGGCTCGAGAATTCCTCGCGGCCTCATTGTCTTCATCACTGCGCTTGCAATTGCGGACGATCTCGGCGCTGTTCTGGTAATCGCACTTTTTTACACTTCATACATATCCGTTCATTACTTGTCCATAGCTGCTGTTCTGCTTCTTGTTCTTGTCGTGATGAATGTCCTGGGTTTTCGCAAAACACTTCCTTATGCGCTTGTAGGTATTCCGCTTTGGCTCTTTGTGCATCTTTCCGGAATACATTCCACAGTGGCCGGAGTGTTGATTGCTATGACCATTCCCGCGCGTTCCAGATATGATACGGACGATTTTTTGAACAGGGCATCCGCAGTGCTCAGTCAATTTCAATGTGCGGGATCCTGTGGTTACAGTGTGTATACGAATTCCGAACATCAATCTGCAGTCAGATCTCTTGCGACCCTGTGCAGGAAAGTGGAGCCGCCCCTGATCAGGCTGGAATTTCACCTGCACCCATGGGTAGTGTTCCTCATTGTGCCGATTTTCGCTCTGGCCAATGCGGGAGTCAGTCTGCAGTTGAGTACTTTGTTGCCGGCGCTTAGCGATCCTGTGGTCCTGGGAACGATTGCCGGGCTGGTCCTCGGAAAAACGCTGGGCATTTCATTTGCCTCATGGCTGGCGATTAGAACCCGCATAGCGGAACTGCCGGAACAACTCGATCTGAGGCACATATATGCGGGCTCCATTCTCTGCGGAATCGGGTTCACGATGTCTCTCTTTATTGCAAACCTTGCCTTTGCCGGTACACCGGAACTCGCTACAGCCAAGATCGGTATATTTGCCGGGTCCCTCATATCGTTTCTGGCAGGATTCACCATGCTCTATGTAGTCTCGCGCAAGAAAGAGGAACCCCGGAGACATTGA
- the mog gene encoding molybdopterin adenylyltransferase: MKATKSSIKLRAGILTVSDRSSQGLREDTSGPELEQILRSRGFQTEWTAVVPDEEKSIQEMLVTWADQYQADLILTTGGTGLSPRDVTPEATSAICHRLVPGMAEAMRAESLKKTPHAMISRAVAGVRGRTLIINLPGSPRGARENLEVVLPALEHAISKLQGDPSECATP; the protein is encoded by the coding sequence ATGAAAGCTACGAAATCTTCGATAAAGCTGCGTGCGGGGATCCTCACCGTTAGCGATCGATCCTCACAAGGACTTCGAGAAGACACCTCGGGACCGGAATTGGAGCAAATCCTCCGGTCCCGAGGCTTTCAAACTGAGTGGACCGCAGTAGTTCCGGACGAGGAAAAATCCATACAGGAGATGCTTGTCACCTGGGCCGATCAGTACCAGGCCGATCTGATCCTGACAACCGGTGGCACGGGATTGTCGCCCAGGGATGTGACACCGGAAGCCACATCCGCAATTTGTCACCGCCTGGTGCCGGGCATGGCTGAAGCCATGCGTGCGGAAAGCCTCAAGAAAACACCTCATGCAATGATTTCCAGGGCAGTGGCAGGGGTCCGCGGCAGGACCCTGATTATCAATCTGCCCGGCAGTCCCCGCGGAGCCCGGGAAAACCTGGAAGTGGTGCTTCCCGCTCTCGAGCATGCAATATCCAAGCTCCAGGGCGACCCATCAGAGTGCGCGACACCGTAG
- a CDS encoding sigma-54-dependent transcriptional regulator codes for MSTVLIVDDEKNYLIVLEDLLMDEGYDVLTASSGAKAIEIIANSPVDTVLSDIKMPGMTGIELLERISALDPDLPVILMTAFAEVDQAVDAMKKGALDHIQKPFDNRDVKRAVARAVERRSLVKNIRHLESELGSVWGNIIGKSKAMENVFTLMKRVADTPTTVLIAGESGTGKELVARGLHKASSRNKSPFVPINCGAVSESLLESELFGYEKGAFTGAASLKQGKFEFADQGTLFLDEVGEMSLNLQVKLLRVLQEHEFQRVGGNKDIRVDVRIIAATNRDLKEEVENNRFRGDLFFRLNVVRIDMPPLRERREDIPFLVAHFLNKFCEKLDRPIKEVHPDVMSALYSYSWPGNVRELENVIERALVLCRGDAIMPEDLPLELRQTPEIEAELDTLVSGEKGLAETLDAIEERIIRQALKNAGNVQAQAAKILGISRSNLQYKLKKYGLLA; via the coding sequence ATGAGCACTGTTTTGATTGTAGATGATGAAAAGAACTACCTCATAGTCCTGGAAGATCTGCTCATGGACGAAGGCTATGATGTGCTCACAGCATCTTCCGGTGCCAAGGCCATCGAGATTATCGCAAATTCACCGGTGGATACCGTGCTGTCCGACATAAAAATGCCTGGAATGACCGGCATCGAGTTACTCGAGAGAATTTCCGCTCTGGACCCGGATCTTCCGGTCATCCTGATGACCGCCTTTGCCGAAGTGGACCAGGCAGTAGATGCAATGAAGAAAGGTGCTCTGGACCACATTCAAAAACCTTTTGACAACCGTGACGTGAAACGTGCCGTGGCCCGTGCAGTGGAGAGGCGCTCTCTTGTCAAGAACATCCGCCACCTGGAATCCGAGCTTGGGAGTGTCTGGGGAAATATCATCGGCAAATCCAAGGCGATGGAGAACGTGTTTACCCTCATGAAACGGGTTGCTGATACCCCCACAACCGTGCTCATTGCTGGCGAATCGGGAACCGGCAAGGAACTTGTAGCTCGCGGGCTCCATAAGGCCAGCTCCAGGAATAAATCTCCGTTCGTTCCCATTAACTGCGGAGCAGTGTCAGAGAGTCTCCTGGAATCCGAACTCTTTGGATATGAAAAGGGAGCGTTTACCGGAGCAGCTTCCCTCAAGCAGGGCAAATTCGAGTTTGCCGATCAGGGGACACTATTCCTCGATGAAGTGGGAGAAATGTCTCTCAATCTGCAGGTGAAATTGCTCAGGGTACTGCAGGAGCACGAATTTCAGCGAGTCGGTGGCAACAAAGACATTCGAGTTGACGTTCGCATCATTGCCGCCACGAACAGGGATTTGAAGGAAGAAGTAGAGAACAACCGGTTCCGGGGGGATCTGTTTTTCAGGCTGAACGTGGTGCGGATCGACATGCCCCCTCTGAGAGAACGTCGGGAAGACATTCCCTTTCTCGTGGCGCATTTCCTCAATAAGTTTTGTGAGAAACTGGATCGCCCCATAAAGGAAGTCCACCCGGATGTGATGTCCGCACTGTACAGTTACTCCTGGCCCGGCAACGTAAGGGAACTGGAGAATGTGATCGAACGGGCCCTGGTCCTGTGCAGGGGGGATGCGATAATGCCCGAGGATCTGCCCCTGGAATTACGACAAACCCCTGAAATCGAGGCAGAACTGGATACACTGGTGTCGGGGGAAAAAGGTCTCGCGGAGACTCTGGACGCGATAGAAGAACGGATAATCAGACAGGCATTAAAGAATGCCGGGAATGTACAAGCACAAGCAGCTAAGATTTTAGGCATTTCCCGGAGTAACCTGCAGTATAAATTGAAGAAATACGGACTACTGGCTTAA
- a CDS encoding L,D-transpeptidase, whose product MREKRVLITGNMLQFLGIILSLFFLMTPAQAQMYQPDYYQQYYGSPEQEQYAQYPPGDLQYDHRGAERILRDQISRQTQSRRRSRNEAPPQQAQQQMYDNPYAQNYSEEQVQGVMGDARYMGSLIRQRNGKPFIIIDKRSFQFYLYDAGGRLLRIGPVAIGKGKTQVGHFETPVGIYPITEKVPVADWIRPDWYFIEENEPIPKRWEDRRVPGFFRYKLVFHGMKYIHYAEATGGRLTHGCLGLDWQDAEAVFHTLQKGSYCIIVDQAFLTRLARGEFPIQTAAKPTEPKQTEMAARPTEAIAARVERTPPSAESAGTEEKQPFRSLW is encoded by the coding sequence ATGCGAGAGAAGAGGGTTTTAATCACAGGTAATATGCTGCAATTTCTGGGGATTATTCTCTCGTTGTTCTTTTTGATGACCCCAGCCCAGGCTCAGATGTATCAGCCTGATTATTATCAGCAATATTATGGATCGCCTGAGCAGGAACAATATGCTCAGTATCCCCCTGGGGATCTTCAATACGACCATCGGGGTGCAGAGAGAATTCTCCGGGATCAGATATCGCGCCAGACACAAAGTCGACGACGCTCGAGAAACGAAGCTCCTCCGCAACAAGCTCAACAGCAGATGTACGACAATCCGTACGCCCAGAATTATAGTGAAGAGCAGGTACAAGGGGTAATGGGCGATGCGCGGTATATGGGAAGTCTCATACGACAGCGAAACGGAAAACCGTTTATAATTATTGATAAAAGAAGTTTTCAATTCTATCTTTACGATGCGGGCGGCAGACTCCTGAGGATCGGGCCGGTTGCAATAGGGAAGGGTAAGACACAAGTCGGACATTTTGAAACTCCTGTAGGCATATATCCGATAACGGAGAAGGTCCCCGTCGCCGACTGGATCAGACCTGACTGGTACTTTATCGAAGAAAACGAGCCCATCCCCAAGAGGTGGGAAGATCGACGGGTGCCTGGATTTTTCCGTTACAAGCTGGTATTTCATGGTATGAAATACATACATTACGCAGAGGCCACCGGAGGCAGGCTCACACACGGATGTCTCGGCCTCGATTGGCAAGACGCGGAAGCAGTGTTTCATACTCTTCAGAAAGGTTCGTATTGCATTATCGTGGATCAAGCGTTCCTGACCCGATTGGCTAGAGGGGAGTTCCCGATCCAGACGGCTGCAAAGCCGACCGAACCCAAGCAGACAGAAATGGCAGCAAGACCGACGGAAGCTATAGCCGCACGAGTAGAACGTACTCCTCCATCCGCTGAGTCGGCAGGGACGGAGGAAAAACAACCGTTCCGTAGCCTTTGGTGA